The nucleotide sequence GCTGCCGGGCGCGCCAGGCGCGGAGCAGGCCGAGGAGCGCGACGCCCAGCAGGACGACGGCGGCGATCAGCAGGAACGGGCGGAAGCCGGCCTGGACGTAGGCGAGGTGGGCGTCGGTGAGCGCCACCTGCAGGACGTAGGCGCCGAGCAGCAGCAGGACGCCGTGCTGGGTCATCCGGTCCACGGGAGCCTCACAGCAGGACGGCGCCGACGCCGACCGCGGCGAGCACGGCGACGACGAGGGTCACGGGAGCGAAGCGGGCGGCGAACCGCGGGCCGAAGGTGCCGGCCTGCAGGGCGATCAGCTTGACGTCGACCGCCGGACCGACGACCAGGAAGACCAGCCGCGCGGTGGGGGAGAACCCGACGAGGCTCGCCGCGACGAACGCGTCGGCCTCCGAGCAGACCGCCAGGACGACGGCGAGGGCGGCCAGCACGAGCACCGCCAGCACGGGGGAGCCGGCCACCGCGTCCAGCCACGCCCGCGGGACGACGGTGCTGAGCGTCGCCGCGGTCAGCCCGCCGACCACCAGGAACCCGCCCGCGTGCAGCAGGTCGTGCTGCACGGCGGCCCGGAACGACTCGCCCCGGCTCTCGCCCGGCGCGGCGACGTGGCCCGCGCGGACCCGGAGCCAGGCTGCCCGGCCGAAGGACGCCCACAGCCAGCCCATCACCAGCGCCACCAGCACCGAGGCCAGGAAACGGGCCAGGACCATCTCCGGCTGGCCGGGGAACGCGACGGCGGTGGCCACCAGCACGACCGGGTTGATGGCCGGCGCGGAGAGCAGGAACGCGAGCGCGGCGGCCGGTGCGACGCCGCGCCGGATCAGGCTCCCGGCCACGGGCACCGACGCGCACTCGCAGCCGGGGAGGACCGCGCCCGCCAGCCCGGCCACCGGCACGGCCGCCGCCGGGCGGCCCGGCAGGGCGCGGGCGAAGAAGGACGCCGGCACGAACGTGCTGATCGCGGCAGACAGCAGCACGCCCAGTACCAGGAACGGCAGGGCCTGCAGGCAGACCGCCACGAACACCGTGGACCACGCCTGGACGACCGGCTCCTCGAAGACGGCGGGCCGCAGGACGTAGAGCACGGCGATGGCCGCCAGGACGGCGAGCAGCGCGTCCCCGGAGCGGGGCCCCCGGCGCCGCGGCTCGTCCCGGCGGTCTGGCTGACGGGGATGCAGGGGGCCGAACGAGCCGCGCAGCTGCGCCGGTGGCTCGCCCGAGGAGGTCCGGCGGACGATCCGCGGCGCGACGTGCCGGCCGAGCTGCGCGACGCCGTCGCCGGGTTCGGGCCACCCCGGAGGTGCGCCCGGCCGCCCGGCGGGTCTGACGGTCAGCCCGCCGGGCGGCAGGTGGCGCAGGTACCGAAGATCTCGAGGGCGTGGCTGACGTCGGCGAAGCCGTGCTCGCCGGCCACCTCGTCGGCCCAGCGCTCGACGGCCGGGCCGGCGACCTCGACCGTGCGGCCGCAGGACCGGCACACGAGGTGGTGGTGGTGCTGGCTGCTGCAGCGCCGGTACAGGGCCTCGCCGGTGTCGGTCCGGATGGAGTCGAGCTCGCCGTCGTCGGCCAGTGACTGCACCGCGCGGTAGACGGTGGACAGACCCACCCGGCCGCCGGCGGCGCGGAGCCGGGCGTACACGTCCTGGGCGCTGTGGAAACCCTCCAGGTCGGTGAAGAGCGTCCGGATCGCGTCGCGCTGCGGGGTGGGGCGGGTCACGCGCCCCATCGTGGCACGGCGGTCGCCGGCCGCGGTGTCAGCCCGGGGAGCTGCCCGGGCTGACACCGGCGGGTGGTCACAGGTCCACCACGGGCTCCCCGGTACCGCCGATGCGGTCGAGCTCCTCCAGCTCCAGGGGCCCGAGCACACGCGCGGCGGCCTGCAGGTTCTCCTCCAGGTGGGCCACCGACGACGTGCCGGGGATGAGCAGCACGTTGGGGGACCGGGCGAGCAGCCAGGTCAGCGCCACCTGCATGGGCGTGGTCTCCAGCCGTCGCGCCACGGTCTCCAGTGCCGCGGACTGCAGCGGGGTGAACCCGCCCAGGGGGAAGAACGGGGTGTAGGCCACACCCTCCCGCGCGAGGGCGTCGATCAGCGGATCGTCCTGCCGGTGCACGAGGTTGTAGTGGTTCTGCACGCAGACCACCGGGGCGATGGCCTGCGCCTCGGCGAACATCTGCGGGGTCGCGTTGCTGACGCCCAGGTGCCGGACGAGGCCCTCCTGCTGCATGGCTGCGAGCGCCTCGAACGGCTCGGCCAGTGAGCGCTGCACCGGCTCGGCGAACCCGGGCATCCGCAGGTTCACCACCTCGAGGGCGTCCACGCCCAGGTGGTCGATGTTCTCCTGCACGGCGCGGCGCAGGTCCGCGGGATCGAGCGCCTCCGGCCAGCCGCCGTCCGCGTCCCGCCGGGCCCCGACCTTGGTCACGATGACGAGGTCGTCGGGGTAGGGATGCAGCGCCTCCCGGATCAGCTCGTTGACGACGAACGGTCCGTAGTAGTCGCTGGTGTCGATGTGGTTGACCCCCAGCTCGACCGCCCGCCGGAGGACGGCGAGGGCGGCGTCCCGGTCGGCCGGCGGGCCCATGACATGAGGGCCGGTGAGCTGCATGGCCCCGTAGCCCAGGCGGAAGACCTCACGGTCGCCGAGGCGGTAGGTGCCGGACTTCTCCGCGGTGGTGATCGTCATGGGTGCTGGCGTACCCGTCCACGGCGGGACATGCGCGGCCGGCCGGCGGGCGGTCGCACACCGGCCGGCCGCGGGCTCACGGCTGGAGCAGCACCTTGACGGCGCCGTCCTTCTTCTCCCGGAAGTTGGCGTAGGCCTGGGGGGCCTGCTCGAGCGGCACCCGGTGCGTGGCGAACTCGTCCACGCCCAGCGGATCGCCGTCGATCAGCAGCGGCAGGATGTCGGGGACCCACCGCCAGACGTTCGCCTGTCCCATCCGC is from Blastococcus sp. HT6-4 and encodes:
- a CDS encoding permease, with the translated sequence MLYVLRPAVFEEPVVQAWSTVFVAVCLQALPFLVLGVLLSAAISTFVPASFFARALPGRPAAAVPVAGLAGAVLPGCECASVPVAGSLIRRGVAPAAALAFLLSAPAINPVVLVATAVAFPGQPEMVLARFLASVLVALVMGWLWASFGRAAWLRVRAGHVAAPGESRGESFRAAVQHDLLHAGGFLVVGGLTAATLSTVVPRAWLDAVAGSPVLAVLVLAALAVVLAVCSEADAFVAASLVGFSPTARLVFLVVGPAVDVKLIALQAGTFGPRFAARFAPVTLVVAVLAAVGVGAVLL
- a CDS encoding transcriptional repressor, which translates into the protein MGRVTRPTPQRDAIRTLFTDLEGFHSAQDVYARLRAAGGRVGLSTVYRAVQSLADDGELDSIRTDTGEALYRRCSSQHHHHLVCRSCGRTVEVAGPAVERWADEVAGEHGFADVSHALEIFGTCATCRPAG
- a CDS encoding oxidoreductase, which gives rise to MTITTAEKSGTYRLGDREVFRLGYGAMQLTGPHVMGPPADRDAALAVLRRAVELGVNHIDTSDYYGPFVVNELIREALHPYPDDLVIVTKVGARRDADGGWPEALDPADLRRAVQENIDHLGVDALEVVNLRMPGFAEPVQRSLAEPFEALAAMQQEGLVRHLGVSNATPQMFAEAQAIAPVVCVQNHYNLVHRQDDPLIDALAREGVAYTPFFPLGGFTPLQSAALETVARRLETTPMQVALTWLLARSPNVLLIPGTSSVAHLEENLQAAARVLGPLELEELDRIGGTGEPVVDL